A single window of Carassius auratus strain Wakin chromosome 9, ASM336829v1, whole genome shotgun sequence DNA harbors:
- the LOC113109150 gene encoding activin receptor type-1 isoform X2 gives MMPIFFRPVMLSSKMFLLLTVMLVSPAGCMKDEELRVAPTEHECVCEGRSCAAGDRCKGQQCFSSLTLSDGTPVSQKGCFKVYEQGRMTCKTPPSPDQIVECCQAHLCNMNLTVRLPVRVVEGPNYSVTTLTIVIVAPVFVLIFLSGVAILIFRCIHHHQMEHLTAHDAEYGPIDGLIASNVGESTLADLLDHSCTSGSGSGLPFLVQRTVARQITLSECVGKGRYGEVWRGQWQGESVAVKIFSSRDEKSWFRETEIYNTVLLRHDNILGFIASDMTSRNSSTQLWLITHFHEMGSLYDYLQLSMLDASACLRMALSIASGLAHLHVEIFGTQGKPAIAHRDLKSKNILVNKNGQCCIADLGLAVMHFQDTNELDVGNNPKVGTKRYMAPEVLDDSIQTDCFESYKRVDIWAFGLVLWEIARRTVSNGIVEDYKPPFHDVVPSDPSFEDMKKVICIDQQRPNIPNRWFSDPTLTSIVKLMKECWYQNPSARLTALRIKKTLTKNSLDKIKADI, from the exons ATGAGGAGTTAAGGGTAGCACCTACAgagcatgaatgtgtgtgtgagggtcGATCATGTGCAGCAGGGGACCGCTGTAAGGGTCAGCAGTGTTTCTCCTCTTTGACACTGAGTGATGGGACACCAGTGTCACAGAAGGGCTGTTTTAAGGTGTATGAACAGGGAAGGATGACCTGTAAAACACCTCCGTCACCTGACCAGATAGTGGAGTGCTGTCAGGCTCATCTGTGCAACATGAACCTCACTGTGAGACTTCCTGTACGAG tGGTGGAGGGCCCCAACTATAGTGTGACAACGCTGACCATTGTGATTGTGGCTCCAGTCTTCGTTCTGATATTCCTGTCTGGTGTAGCTATCCTGATCTTCCGTTGTATTCACCATCACCAGATGGAGCATCTGACTGCTCATGATGCAGAGTATGGCCCCATCGATGGTCTGATTGCATCTAATGTGGGAGAGAGCACACTCGCG GATCTGTTGGATCATTCCTGTACATCTGGTAGTGGCTCTGGACTACCTTTCCTGGTTCAGAGAACAGTAGCCAGACAGATCACTCTCAGCGAGTGTGTTG GTAAAGGTCGATATGGAGAGGTTTGGAGAGGTCAGTGGCAGGGAGAAAGTGTGGCTGTTAAAATATTCTCATCCCGAGATGAGAAATCCTGGTTCAGAGAGACCGAAATCTACAACACTGTCCTGCTTCGACACGATAACATTCTGg GCTTTATTGCATCTGATATGACATCGCGTAACTCCAGCACTCAATTATGGCTAATCACACATTTTCATGAGATGGGCTCTCTCTATGATTACCTGCAACTCAGCATGCTGGATGCTTCTGCTTGTTTGCGAATGGCACTCTCGATTGCCAGTGGCCTGGCCCATCTGCACGTGGAGATATTTGGCACACAGGGCAAACCAGCCATTGCTCACAGAGACCTAAAGagcaaaaatattttagtgaacaAAAACGGCCAGTGCTGCATTGCAGACCTTG GTCTCGCCGTGATGCATTTTCAGGACACAAATGAGCTGGACGTAGGGAATAATCCTAAAGTTGGGACCAAGCGATACATGGCCCCTGAGGTTCTGGATGACTCTATTCAGACAGATTGCTTTGAGTCTTACAAACGAGTCGATATCTGGGCCTTTGGACTTGTACTGTGGGAAATTGCTAGAAGAACAGTTAGTAATG GTATTGTTGAAGATTACAAGCCCCCATTCCATGACGTAGTGCCGAGTGACCCAAGCTTTGAGGACATGAAGAAAGTGATCTGCATAGACCAACAGAGACCAAATATCCCAAACAGATGGTTCTCAGACCCG aCTTTAACATCAATCGTTAAACTTATGAAGGAATGCTGGTACCAGAACCCATCAGCCAGACTTACAGCATTACGCATCAAAAAGACTCTGACAAAAAATTCTTTGGACAAAATCAAAGCGGACATATGA